The segment CTTCGATTTGCACGTGTACGTCGCCGTCTCTGTGGACGCTAAGGGTCACCGGCAGATCGCGCTCGTAGGTGTGTACGTGCCCCTTCCAGGTTCCGGCCAGCGACATCAAGTCCGTGTCGGCATCCGCCGGTGGTGCCTGAAAGCGGAAGTTGCCGTTGTCCTTGCCTTCGCTGCTGGCCGACGGCGGCATCAGTACGTCGAGAATCTCCTTGGAGATGGAAAAGGGCAGCCCCGAATTCGAGTTGGCCAGCACCACCACGGCCAGCCGTTTGCCAGGGACCAGCGTCAAGAGCGTGTTCACGCCCCCCATGCCGCCTGAGTGCGAGACCATCGTTTCGCCTTGTGCGTTTTTGTCGACGAACCAGCCGACGCCGTATCCCTGATCCTTGCCGCTGCTTGACGTCGGCTCCTGCATGTGACGGCGCCGCGTGTCGGAAATGATCTCGCGCTGATCCGGTTGCCGGTCGCCCAAGTGGAACATGCCAAAGCGCACCAGGTCGTGGGCGCTTGCATAGACCGCCGATCCGCCCGGATGATCGAAATCGTAAAACGGGATGCGCAACCCGTCGGTACCGTAGCGCACGGCCTCGTATTTCTCCAGCCCCGGGCCGATATCAACCGACATGTGCGTGAGCCCCAGCGGCAGAAAGACTTCTTCGCGCATGAAATCGGCGAACGGCTTGTCAGCCGCGCGCGAAATGACGTAATCGATGATGCCATAGCCGAGGTTCGAATATTGAAAGCGCTCGCCCGGCGCCGTCACCAGGTTGCCGTAGCGGCGGATGGTTTCGTCCATCGACGGTCGGCGATACGGCTCGTCGGCATAAAAGAACTGGTAGTGCAGCGGCAATCCCGAGGAATGATTGGCTACCCGCCGCACCGTGGCATCCGCGGCATTGCCGACCCGGGCGATCAGCTTGGCCTCGCCGAGATAATCATTGATCGGCTTGTCGAGATCGATCTT is part of the Pirellulales bacterium genome and harbors:
- a CDS encoding serine hydrolase domain-containing protein; the protein is MKLKCLGHCVLTLLFVATGVALVAADEFDAIRQKIPDELTKRGTPSIAVAVARDGQIVWEQGFGWADRENRVPANEHTMYSLASISKPITATGLAVLIERGKIDLDKPINDYLGEAKLIARVGNAADATVRRVANHSSGLPLHYQFFYADEPYRRPSMDETIRRYGNLVTAPGERFQYSNLGYGIIDYVISRAADKPFADFMREEVFLPLGLTHMSVDIGPGLEKYEAVRYGTDGLRIPFYDFDHPGGSAVYASAHDLVRFGMFHLGDRQPDQREIISDTRRRHMQEPTSSSGKDQGYGVGWFVDKNAQGETMVSHSGGMGGVNTLLTLVPGKRLAVVVLANSNSGLPFSISKEILDVLMPPSASSEGKDNGNFRFQAPPADADTDLMSLAGTWKGHVHTYERDLPVTLSVHRDGDVHVQIEGQLETLLNRPRFRDGWLRGRMTGDLQTADTARTPYDLQLEVKRRDDVLGGSLIAMSRPGKRAGNALTHWIELRKEPEKE